TGTCAGGCTGTTTGCGGTTTACACTGTTTGAAACATGTATGGTCAAACTTTTAGATTTAACAAGGAACTACTCTCTCAACCCTGGAACTGAAGCAACTCGTGTATGTGTCACACTTCTACAGAAGGGTCACTCTCTCACAgagttcctttttttaaaatcctgagCATCAGAAACTTTTCTTGGACACTTCTAAGGTGTTTCCACCATATTCCCAGCCCCTATAGCCATCTCCTTTACTCAGTTCTGGCAAACCAGTCATTGCTGGTTGACATAAAACAGGTGCAGCAGTGCTGGACACTAAATTAAAAACTCTGGTTTTCTGCCAAAAGTAGACAAACCTGGTGCACATTGCTTAAATACAACTGCATTCatttatatgttaaaaaaaaaatccccagcTGCAGATTAAAGCTAaattttttacacattttagtGCTACAGTAGTTTTTTCCGGTAAGACTTACTTGTAACACTTTAAACATGAAAAAGCATTCATTTATAGATATGATGTATAGAAGAATATAGCTTGAGAGTGCTCTTTGTTGATTGGCATTCTCTAAACCAATAAGAGGGGTTGAAAGGCTGCGAGCCATAAAGGCTTTATACCGACACCCATTCAACTGTTCTTCTCTGGACTTGTGGTAAAGTAACATAGTCTGTATGAAAACCCATTGTCACTCATTGGTTGAAGTCAGCGGCTAATGCCAATTCTTAAGCCTAAAGTAAGTATAGACATATTGACTTCTGTACAGTTTCACTCATTTGTGCAGAGTCACCCTCCTCCTGGTTTATAGAAGTATCGCTGGTTTAATACCCTGCATATTGACTACAATATGCAGACTCACAGGCTAAAATTTAAGAAAGCAGCAGCTTTTCTTAGTGACATGCCAACTTTGATTCAAGAACAGTATAACAGCATAAATTATGGCAGGACACTGATGTGGTAATCATTGCTTAGGGTTCATGTCTGTGCTTCTGTATGGTGCTTGGACACTGTACAGTTATGCTACTGAACAATCAGCCTCCTTTCTGAGTTGGGGGTGACTGTCTGAACAGCCCCACACATCCAGTGTGTATCGGAGTAGCCACAGTAGTTCTGAGATTCTTCTCTGTAAGTGGGCTACCTGAtctaaagacagaaaacaaattgtaaGATACCGCCATGAAACACAAAACCATCTAATTAAAAGGTTTATGGGGAATTGCCATTACCATCCAGACACATGACATGACTTATAATGAGTGTCTCTGTTTTTTTATGAATCAGCATGAACCGTCTGAAGTTTTTTCGGTGTGAATCCCCCTTAGCTGATGTCATGCTCTGATGTAAATAACGTCGAGCAAATGACTTAAACTGGGTTGTTTAATAATTCCATCTCTGTATGTTTGCATTCCtctgtataataataataataataataataataataataataataataataataataataataataaataatgaagttttaccctttaaaaaaatttatgaAAAACGCGGGTCTTGAGTGGCGCAGTAACACATCAAATTATTTCTGGTAAAATTCCGCTTGGTGCCTTCCAAAAAAGTGATTAGATGAAGAAAATCACATTTGAATTTCTGGAAGGTATCTAAAAAATGACCTAATTCCTTTAATTCCAGTAGCAGACTCTGAATTTTCGCTTCGTTAAAGAAAACAGGATATGTCATCCACGCGCAGCATATTGTATGTCTTTTTAAGATGTTCCGCAGGACAGGCGGTTGGCATCCTAGAATTCATTTCACTGCCAAAGTCGCTCTTCAGCTCTTGACGCGCAGCCTTTGAAACCACCTTTGGTTTCAGCTGTTGCATCTCAGCCAGAAGTCTAAAAGCTTAAAGTCTGTGCCTTTTGATAGCTTATAGCCTATATCATTTTCTCTAACACAGCGATGACCGGAGCTTGTGTCATTCAATTAATCCCTGGCATGACGTGCTTAGAGGCAGGTACAAAAAACAGTGAATAGGCGAGGAAGGAGAACCATTACGCAGGTTTTCATGACATCACCATGGGCTGGCTATAAAGCGGCGAGGATTAATACACAGAGTTAGAGAAGCACTTGAGGAGCTTTGGAGTAAAAAACGGACTCTCCTTGTGTTTAGAAGCTGATTGGCTGAAGCTAACGTCCTTCGATCTGAACTGCAGCGCAGAGGAATCCCCGAACAACTGCTAGACTTGTCAAAATGAACTTGTCATACTTTGTAGCGTGTGGACTTATGGTCACCTTACTTTCAGTGAGGATGGGGGCAAAACCTTTAACTCAAGCGCAGCAGAAGGTAAGAAAAAGTCACTTGTATTGTTATTACTGACTAGGAGAACCTTTTGATTGGTTTGGACTGTAGCTGCTGGAAGCTGAATACTGAATAAGCAGCTGTTCTGTGGCACAGGTCCTCCAGGACAGTAGCTTTGCGCATCATATTTCACAATTTGGTTCTTGTTAAGCTGTTGGGGAAAACCTCTCTTTTTCCACACAGAGTAACACCCCTGTCCACttgcactttatttacaaacaGACGGCATGTTCAGTGACATGCAACCGAAACAGCCGGTGAAAGTTTGTTTCCGAGCATCCCTTTGATATTTTTAGACTTTAAATCGCCCATATgcgattttttaaatgaaaccacATATGGGGAAAACATTAGAATTTTTAGTTTATAATAACTCTGAAAAGCTATTATACTGACTATCAACATCATTTTTggaattttatgtatttattaattGTTCTCAAAATAAGATttaccaaaccaaaacaaaattgtGCGTAAAATCGCAATTACGCATAGAATTGGCCAGAATGAATAAAGCTGACCCTTTAAAAAATACTCGTTTGAAATAATGTTGTAATTATTTGCTAAGCTCACTAAAACTTGGGAATGTTGGAGGTCTTCGTTACAGTCTACTTTACGAACAGATAAGTAAGCTACAGGCACCTGTTTtaagtctgtttattttttttcttcactttgagAGCGAGGTGTCAGAGTCGGTAACTTAATAAAACAGAAGTACTGCACCCTTCTTCAGGGGTTTCCTTCGAGGTTTGTACCTCATGACTGGAGCGTCTCGTGGATCTTTTCCAAAGTTGTTTTTGGTTAGATGATACAAGTTAATGAATTCTTGAGTGCCGTGCTGTGAGAAAAATGCCAACGCGTCCCCCCACGGCCATTACGTTTGTGAAAGCGTTAGAATATATGCCAAGCTGAGGTTTACCTCAAACATTTAGCATATAATGACTGCTCTGTTGAAACGGGCACAAACCATAGATTTCACTTTGATCAAAAGCATTTGTCTTTGCACAATTTATTTGCCTGAGGGAGagattgtttatttattttcttatcttTCAGTCTCTTAGAAGTTTGCTGGGCGAGGAGCTGGCGGAGTTTCTGGAGtcggaggagagagagaaacggCTCGACGCTGTGCGCACTCGGATACGGTTACTGCGCGATTTACGGATGGACACCCGGGCCAGAGGCATGTGGGCTCGTCTCCTCAACGATCAACCcccaaacaggaaacacaaatcgGGAAGCAAGAAGGCTGGCTCCTCGTCACGGAGTGGCTGCTTCGGACACAAGATGGACAGGATAGGCACCATCAGCGGCATGGGATGCTAGGGTTGGAGCAGCGCTGCAATGAATGGTGAGTGGTCGCACATACCAGTCCTACTTTAACATTATGCAACATTAACTGTAGCAGCAAACAGGGACATGTAAACAGAGCCCAAAAGCAACAgggtgaaatgaaatgaaagagtgAATGCTGAAAGATAAGACGGAGACAAATTACAATCagggattttaaaaaagaatggccTAGTTAATTAAATGGGCATAATAAtctattttttaatattgtatttattataatttcCTGTTGGTACTCCTCACagttaaatgatgattttacaGGATTATCTGTCATATACATAAGACACATGTATTTATGCAGCATTGCATGGTTCAGCTACATGGAAAATATTGTGGTTCACTAACCGCCTTTGACTTAGAAATATTCAATCTAGGGAAATAATCAAGCCTAAACCTTGTAGCATTACCTCCTAGAACAGGATAGTCTTAGGATAGTTTAAGTGGATAGCCCACTTAAGCTGATGTATGGGAAAGAAACCAGTGAGCATTTAGGAAGTCCACTCTTGTATCTGTGCACATCATTATGAATGATCCCATCTGCTTCTATAACACAAGAACAATATATCACATTTAAGAAAAAGGGCAGGGAGATATCGAGGACGGAAGTGGGGTTGCAgagacacattcacacacatatttgGTTGTCAAGATCTTTCTTGGAAATGCATTTGTTTCACtaagtgtttttaatataaaCTGAAAAGGGGGCTGTGTGGGTTAATTAAGTATTGGGGAATCTAAGTGACACATGATTAGTCCTGAGGCTTCACACCTTTTTTCGATTTTATGGTAAACTCTGACATCCCTATGGGGGAGTGTTAGTGACTAACAATGGGTGAGTGTGTTTTTCATTGGTTAACACCATACGGGTGAGTTAATCTAAAGTAAAGTGGTTAGATGAGAAGTGAGTTAATGAGTAAAGAACCAACAAGTAAATTTGGAGATTCCCTGACTGATACATGTATTACATTAACAAAAGATCGAATAAATGAACATGTGTTCATGAGGCTGACCTTGAAAGACTCTGTCTAACCTTTTGCgtttgttttcctctctttttctaGTTCTCTGGACGACGTGTTTGTTTGGATGACAAAAGTTGAGTTTGTTCTTACCAGAAggggaaaataaagaaaaactcaTCATGATTGTTCTATGGTACGAAAGTCACCATGACCAGCATAAACAAAGACTTGGATGACAATACTACAAAATcctaatatagatatatatatatatatatatatatatacaataaatatgcaggtatatatacatatatacagtacatataTGTATAACATACAACATGGTCAACAGATACAAACACAGATGCGTAGTACAACATGGCGGACAATGgtgtaaaaaaaactacatacCGCAAAGCTGTatattgttgctgctgctgctgtacatTCATGTACTTCATCTTTCCCTgcataaatgtatttatgtttaaaatctatttatatgtttataaaaaaaagagatatttataaatatggattttatttatgtaacatTTTGGAAATGGATGCAAACTGTAGGTCAATTCTGTTTGTtgcctttttttcccatttgtcTCAAATAGTTGTAAATGTTTTCGAAAACGATAAAACGGACATTCCATGTGCACTTACATCTTTgatctgtgtgtctttgtgtgttccGTGAAACTAGTCAATTCTAGTTTGTGAGCATTTTCTGCCTGGCTTCTGGAGGTTTTGTcagaagagaaacaaagactgCCCTGCTGTTAGATGGAGCgccattcatttttattcagttcaattcagtttcatttctatGGCGCCAATTCACAAAAAACAGTGACCTCGAAGCGGTTTATcttgtaaagaccctacaatattagaaagaaaagaaaaaccaagcAATCATTcgaccccctttgagcaagctcTTGTTGAtggtgggaagaaaaaactcccttttaataggaagaaacctcccagaaccaggctcaaggaggggcagccatctgctgtagCCGGTTGGGTTGGTGTTACAAAAGGCACACTTTGGTACAGAGAGCCAGAGTTTAACATTTACTAAAGATTTTATCCTGCTTggattttgaaaaaaatgtttcaaacaTTAGCAAATATCTGAAACTCTGTGTTATCAGATAACATGTTTATATGAAACAATAAGGATTTGTTGGGTGCTGCATCTATACTCCTGCATTCAACCTGGCATGATTGTGCCCACACCGTCGAAAGCTCTTGCACAAATTTGCTGCACAAATagaagaaaacactgaaaacttaaattttgacttaaagtgATCTTTAGAATTCAGGCAATAACGCTGTAATCCCAAAATAACTCATCATGTTGACCACTAATTAAAAAGATGATAGGAAGTCACTTCCTCCTAATGTTCCTCTAATTCTTCCACACATTACATCCAGTTACCAGTTGGTAAATTTAAGAgtgatattatttaaaataagcagTAAAATCACCTTataattatccatccatccattctcttatGCTTCTCCAATTCATCATGGGGAGGAGGGAACAGGATACATCCTCCACAGACAGCCAAACTGTTGCAGGAATAACATACTTTAGCATTATATAAAGATGATATAAGCAAAATGGCTTTTTTATCTCGTAGTTTCCAAACTAAAAGGCTTAAAACAAGACAAGCATATAGAGAAAAGCCCATATATGTGCGatattaaaaaggaaaacaaacacacccagATTATAATAAAGAAGcataaaaaagacaacaaattgTGGTCAGTTGTGAAACCGTAAAAAGGTCCATTGCTCAAAGGTTTCATGGTGTAATTACACTAAAGGGGGTGAGAGCCAGAAAAATACAGAGAGAACACTTTACAAGCTAATTAATACAGTGAAGTCAATGTAAAAGTCTTTTCAAGGATTTCCTTTCCAATACCATGAAACATGATATTTATGGTGTGAGTGCTGTGAATGTGTGCATCTGACTTTGAGGTTGATACCGATTTGCAAACTGGAGAGATGTACAGCTGACAGAAGCAAACTGAGAGTACACGTGTACTGTGAAAACACATTTGCAATCATAAATTAGATGTGCTTGTCTCTTTTTTGTGAACCTATATTATTGACTGTAGGAAGGTCATATCCATAGTAATACaactttaaacacacacacatacaaaacagGCTATGAGGTGGCCGGTGCTATAGAACTAAAGCCGAATTAAAGTCAATAATTAATtcactgaaaagaaaagaacgTAATATCCAGTACTTGTTCAGAACAGCCTGCCTACCTAGCTGTTACACTACACACTAAGTGTAAACGCTACTCTGGAAAACACAAAGGCAACATGCCCACCTCATGTACCTGGTGTTCAAGAAACATGAGTCACATaagtctaaaaaaaaataaaggataaaataaaataataaaatggaaGTAGTGTTTGGGGATCGTTATAACACCTgtcaaacaaagataaaagctTTTTGCACccaccaacaacaaaaaagaacataCACTGAACAACAGCAAGAAATATATCAACACTGCTGTGTTAAATTCAGTGTGTTCTGTGGAAGAGCTTCCAGTTAATAAAAGCTTTCATCAAAGGCCAGCATACAGCCCTACACGGTCACATTGC
The genomic region above belongs to Pelmatolapia mariae isolate MD_Pm_ZW linkage group LG15, Pm_UMD_F_2, whole genome shotgun sequence and contains:
- the nppc gene encoding C-type natriuretic peptide: MNLSYFVACGLMVTLLSVRMGAKPLTQAQQKSLRSLLGEELAEFLESEEREKRLDAVRTRIRLLRDLRMDTRARGMWARLLNDQPPNRKHKSGSKKAGSSSRSGCFGHKMDRIGTISGMGC